A region of the Pseudomonas asiatica genome:
CTATGCATTTGTGCCTAAAGTTTCTTTCGGGTTGGCCGAAAACAAGGCAAGCGTCCAAATACCCAGAGGTTTCTGATCATGGTCATCGACTTCAGTCGTTTGAATAACTCTCCGTCCGTCACGGGCGGCGTGCGCGGCAACACCGCGAACGGCAGCGCCGAAAAACCGGCAGCCAGCCAGGAAGCGGCAACCGCCACCAGCGCCAGCGGAGAAGCGGTACACCTCAGCCAAGAGGCCCAGCAGTTGCAGAAGATCAGCGACAAGCTGCGCGACGAGCCAGTGGTCAACAGTGCCCGTGTGGCCCAGTTGAAACAGGCGATCGCCGACGGCAGCTACCAGGTCGATGCCGGCCGGGTCGCCAGCAAACTGCTCGATTTCGAAGCCCAGCGCTGACCGTTCGGCGCGCTGACTTCACGGACGCTAGAAAAGCCAAGAGTTAGCCATGCACGACACCACCTTGCTGCAACTGATCGAAGATGACATCGCCCCCATGCAGGAGCTGCTGGACCTTCTGCAAAAGGAAGCGATCGCCCTGCATGGCCGCGACATGGCGCCACTGGAGAATATCCTGGCCCGCAAGCAGTCTTTGATCGTGCTGCTGGAGCAGCAAGGCCTGCGGCGCAACAACCTGCTTGTCAGTCTTGGCCTGAGCCCTGATCGCGCCGGAGTG
Encoded here:
- the flgM gene encoding flagellar biosynthesis anti-sigma factor FlgM; amino-acid sequence: MVIDFSRLNNSPSVTGGVRGNTANGSAEKPAASQEAATATSASGEAVHLSQEAQQLQKISDKLRDEPVVNSARVAQLKQAIADGSYQVDAGRVASKLLDFEAQR